From a region of the Babylonia areolata isolate BAREFJ2019XMU chromosome 21, ASM4173473v1, whole genome shotgun sequence genome:
- the LOC143296401 gene encoding proton-coupled folate transporter-like, translating into MAISRDIRCGPVHFNLRDITVEPVLFLYMFAVNVVLPTLQALAYFKVCIQRYNASFCQQLRNVTFQQEHSEENDYVQSTTSHWILLANVAMTIPACFTVMLFLGSFGDKVGRKFPVVLPILGAVAQSLASLLNAVFPYAPLGFLLIGPLLSGMCGGIIAALMAVFSYITHVAPPETKTTRIGILESMIFLAGTLGVFTSGVMLDGTSFTFVFGFSAGLQCLALVYVVVWLEDVRPPEPVVLRSMCGRWAWESLKEVMQFVRRPRAPRVRLTILLLVLSIDLILLCTVGELDILLLFLRREPLAWSQTLFGYFKGLENLLRGLVLMVALPLLKRKLRVRDTSLVLGGLVSKVAGLVLLGLATHTWMVFCAGVVSMGQGLPSVGIRSMSSSLVKRDEQGRLFSVVAASESVVAVLAALLFNTVYPESLHFFPGFSFIMAAIISLAAFFIVLYLHRTGTAELCTPQPFDRMAEETDTEHESSSRDEEDFHIAEVASEDHFGYIT; encoded by the exons ATGGCCATATCTCGCGACATCCGTTGCGGGCCAGTGCACTTTAACCTCCGTGACATCACGGTGGAGCCGGTGCTCTTCCTGTATATGTTTGCGGTCAACGTGGTGCTGCCCACCCTGCAGGCCCTGGCCTACTTCAAGGTGTGCATCCAGAGGTACAATGCCTCCTTCTGCCAGCAGCTGAGGAATGTCACCTTCCAGCAGGAGCACAGCGAGGAGAACGACTATGTGCAGTCCACCACCTCCCACTGGATCCTGCTGGCCAATGTGGCCATGACCATCCCCGCCTGCTTCACCGTCATGCTCTTCCTCGGCTCCTTCGGGGACAAGGTTGGGCGCAAGTTCCCTGTCGTTCTGCCCATCCTCGGCGCCGTGGCCCAGTCCCTGGCCAGCCTCCTGAACGCCGTCTTCCCCTACGCTCCGCTCGGCTTTCTTCTCATTGGGCCCCTGCTGAGCGGGATGTGCGGTGGGATCATCGCAGCGCTGATGGCCGTGTTCAGCTACATCACGCACGTGGCTCCCCCTGAGACCAAGACCACGCGCATCGGGATCCTGGAGAGCATGATCTTCCTGGCAGGGACACTGGGGGTGTTCACCTCGGGGGTCATGCTGGACGGGACCAGCTTCACCTTCGTGTTCGGGTTCAGTGCAGGGCTGCAGTGCCTGGCGCTGGTGTACGTGGTGGTGTGGCTGGAGGACGTGAGGCCGCCGGAGCCCGTGGTGCTGCGCAGCATGTGTGGCCGCTGGGCCTGGGAGTCACTGAAGGAGGTGATGCAGTTTGTGAGGCGGCCCCGGGCACCTCGCGTCCGTCTGACCATCCTCCTGCTGGTGCTCAGCATCGACCTCATCCTACTGTGCACCGTTG GTGAGCTGGACATTCTGCTGCTGTTCCTGAGGCGCGAACCCCTGGCGTGGTCGCAGACGCTGTTCGGCTACTTCAAGGGCCTGGAGAACCTGCTGCGCGGCCTGGTGCTGATGGTGGCGCTGCCCCTGCTGAAGCGGAAGCTGCGGGTGCGAGACACGTCGCTGGTGCTGGGGGGACTGGTGTCCAAGGTGGCGGGGCTGGTTCTGCTTGGGCTGGCCACCCACACCTGGATGGTGTTCTGTG CTGGTGTGGTGAGCATGGGACAGGGACTGCCTTCCGTGGGGATCCGGTCCATGTCATCCAGTCTGGTCAAACGAGACGAACAAG gtcgtctGTTCAGTGTGGTAGCGGCGTCAGAGAGCGTAGTGGCGGTGCTGGCGGCCCTGCTGTTCAACACTGTGTACCCTGAAAGCCTGCACTTCTTCCCTGGATTCTCCTTCATCATGGCTGCCATCATCTCCCTTGCGGCTTTTTTCATTGTGCT ATATTTGCACAGGACGGGAACGGCGGAGTTATGTACCCCACAGCCGTTCGATAGAATGGCTGAGGAGACAGACACTGAGCATGAATCCAGCAGCAGAGATGAAGAGGACTTTCACATCGCTGAGGTGGCCAGTGAGGATCACTTTGGATACATAACATGA